In a genomic window of Halomonas denitrificans:
- a CDS encoding alpha-E domain-containing protein, producing the protein MSMLSRLAENLYWHGRYLERAEDLARLINVNANLNLDLPKRIAPGWEPLVRITGAAATFAELHDDTDERTVVRFLLSDPDNPGSLRNTLEYARENLRSARDLLPREVWEQMNSLYLAGEDALTGPLSKRRRHEFLRELILDCQQIAGTLLGTMSQDHAYDFILIGRYLERADMTTRILDVRADDLLPDELGELPPFDAIQWMSVLKSMTGYQMYRRHVRTRVSGPDVLAFLLRDPHFPRSVLFGLGALESLLHDLPGDDDQALRAVTRMERRLNEMNLEGIKGERLGELMDELQLEVADIDRCIRQTWFLAG; encoded by the coding sequence ATGAGCATGTTGTCCCGTCTCGCCGAGAACCTCTACTGGCATGGCCGTTACCTGGAGCGCGCCGAGGACCTCGCGCGCCTGATCAACGTCAACGCCAACCTGAACCTCGACCTGCCGAAGCGCATCGCGCCGGGCTGGGAGCCGCTGGTGCGCATCACCGGTGCCGCCGCGACCTTCGCGGAGCTTCACGACGACACCGACGAACGGACCGTTGTGCGCTTCCTGCTGTCGGACCCGGACAATCCGGGCTCGCTGAGAAACACGCTGGAGTACGCGCGCGAGAACCTGCGTTCGGCGCGCGACCTGCTGCCGCGCGAGGTCTGGGAGCAGATGAATTCCCTCTACCTGGCCGGGGAGGACGCGCTGACCGGCCCGCTGTCGAAGCGCCGCCGGCACGAGTTCCTGCGCGAGCTGATCCTCGACTGCCAGCAGATCGCCGGAACCCTGCTCGGCACCATGAGCCAGGACCATGCCTACGATTTCATCCTGATCGGCCGCTACCTCGAGCGCGCCGACATGACCACGCGGATTCTCGACGTCCGCGCCGACGACCTGCTTCCCGATGAACTGGGCGAATTGCCGCCCTTCGACGCGATCCAGTGGATGAGCGTGCTGAAATCGATGACCGGTTACCAGATGTACCGGCGCCATGTCCGAACGCGCGTCTCGGGCCCGGATGTGCTGGCATTCCTCCTGCGCGATCCGCACTTCCCTCGCTCGGTCCTGTTCGGCCTCGGTGCTCTCGAGAGCCTCCTGCACGACCTGCCCGGTGACGACGACCAGGCGCTGCGCGCGGTCACCCGGATGGAGCGCCGGCTCAACGAGATGAATCTCGAGGGCATCAAGGGCGAGCGGCTGGGCGAACTGATGGACGAGCTGCAGCTCGAGGTTGCCGACATCGATCGGTGCATCCGCCAGACCTGGTTCCTGGCCGGGTGA
- a CDS encoding putative zinc-binding peptidase, whose translation MKTFRCACGQVVYFENVRCLSCRRELGFLPDRMRLAALETSDDGRYEAMIGGDAASSYRKCLHYARDDACNWMVPADDPDPYCVACRLNEVIPNLDKPGNRTRWIRIEQRKRRLVHDLLRRKLPVEPRKSASGRGLGFAFLEDNPGGLEFTADLQSSQVLTGHADGLITINVAEADDVERERMRVQMNEQQRTLLGHFRHESGHYYWQRLLIGQPLLSEVRALFGDERQDYSTALDRYYQQGPPPDWQGQYVSAYASAHPWEDWAECWGHLLQITDTLETAAAIGLVDEELADGDLESRIGNWIDLSVKLNVLSRSLDQPDPYPYLLSPQVVDKLLLVDRVIRETRG comes from the coding sequence GTGAAGACCTTCCGCTGCGCCTGCGGCCAAGTCGTCTACTTCGAGAACGTGCGCTGCCTGTCCTGTCGGCGCGAACTCGGCTTCCTTCCCGATCGCATGCGCCTGGCCGCGCTCGAGACGTCCGACGACGGCCGTTACGAGGCGATGATCGGCGGCGACGCGGCGTCGAGCTATCGCAAGTGCCTGCACTATGCTCGCGACGATGCCTGCAATTGGATGGTGCCGGCCGACGACCCCGACCCTTACTGCGTTGCTTGCCGTCTGAACGAAGTCATCCCGAACCTGGACAAGCCGGGCAACCGGACCCGCTGGATCCGCATCGAGCAGCGCAAGCGGCGGCTGGTCCACGACTTGCTGCGGCGCAAGCTACCCGTGGAGCCGCGCAAGAGCGCGTCGGGCCGCGGACTCGGTTTCGCGTTCCTCGAGGACAACCCGGGTGGGCTCGAGTTCACGGCCGATCTGCAGTCCAGCCAGGTGCTGACTGGGCATGCCGACGGCCTGATCACCATCAATGTCGCCGAGGCCGACGACGTCGAGCGTGAGCGGATGCGGGTGCAGATGAACGAACAGCAGCGCACGCTGCTGGGCCATTTCCGGCACGAGAGCGGTCACTACTACTGGCAGCGGCTGCTGATTGGCCAGCCGCTGCTCTCGGAGGTCCGCGCGCTCTTCGGCGACGAGCGGCAGGACTACTCCACTGCACTGGATCGCTACTACCAGCAGGGCCCGCCGCCCGACTGGCAGGGCCAGTACGTCAGCGCCTACGCCAGCGCGCACCCCTGGGAGGACTGGGCCGAGTGCTGGGGGCACCTGCTGCAGATCACCGATACGCTGGAAACGGCGGCGGCGATCGGGCTGGTCGACGAGGAACTGGCCGACGGCGACCTGGAATCCAGGATCGGGAACTGGATCGACCTGTCGGTCAAGTTGAACGTGCTGAGCCGCTCGCTGGATCAGCCGGACCCGTACCCGTACCTGCTCTCGCCGCAGGTCGTCGACAAGCTGCTGCTGGTCGACCGGGTGATCCGGGAGACCCGGGGGTAG
- a CDS encoding peptidase translates to MTYCVAIRLEAGLVLASDSRTSAGVDDISIYSKMHHFRTAGDRVVVLMSAGNLATTQAVIKQIERDLADDSAERTVDKLAHLDEIARYVGEISSRVQGDFSGQAEQNGGLMQASFLLSGQIAGQPHEAFLVYPEGNYIAASKEKPFLQIGETKYGKPILDRIIEPGVSLARAARCAMLSMDASIRSNLSVGPPIELVLIEADSTSVTRRCKFDADDAWMKGLSEAWSDGLKKLFLELPRFDWEE, encoded by the coding sequence ATGACCTACTGCGTTGCAATCCGGCTCGAGGCCGGGCTCGTCCTGGCATCCGATTCGCGCACCAGCGCCGGCGTCGACGACATCAGCATCTACTCCAAGATGCACCATTTCCGGACCGCCGGGGACCGCGTGGTCGTGCTCATGTCGGCCGGCAACCTCGCGACGACCCAGGCGGTGATCAAGCAGATCGAGCGCGACCTGGCCGACGACAGCGCGGAGCGGACCGTCGACAAGCTGGCGCACCTCGACGAGATCGCGCGCTACGTCGGCGAGATCAGCAGCCGGGTCCAGGGCGATTTCAGCGGCCAGGCCGAGCAGAACGGCGGCCTGATGCAGGCCTCCTTCCTGCTGTCCGGCCAGATTGCAGGCCAGCCGCACGAGGCGTTCCTGGTCTACCCGGAAGGCAATTACATCGCGGCCTCGAAGGAGAAGCCGTTCCTGCAGATCGGTGAGACCAAGTACGGCAAGCCCATCCTCGACCGCATCATCGAGCCCGGCGTCAGCCTGGCCCGGGCCGCCCGCTGCGCGATGCTGTCCATGGACGCCTCGATCCGCTCCAACCTCAGCGTCGGTCCGCCGATCGAGCTGGTCCTGATCGAGGCCGATTCCACGTCCGTGACCCGTCGCTGCAAGTTCGACGCCGACGACGCCTGGATGAAGGGCCTGAGCGAAGCCTGGTCGGATGGCCTGAAGAAGCTGTTCCTGGAACTGCCGCGGTTCGACTGGGAGGAGTGA
- the metG gene encoding methionine--tRNA ligase, giving the protein MTRRILVTAALPYANGPIHIGHMLEYVQTDIWTRFQRARGHDVVFAWADDAHGTPIMLNAEKRGMTPEALIEHFGREHERDFTDFSISYDNFSSTHSATNRELVERIWQKLVDGGSVVTRTIEQFFDTEKNMFLPDRFIRGTCPRCRTPEQYGDSCESCGATYEPTDLVEPRSVLSGSEPVMRSTEHYFVTLKPFEDGLKAWMRSGPLQDEVANKLEEWFEGGLRDWDVTRDAPYFGFRIPGTEDKYFYVWLDAPVGYLSSFKEICDERGLDFDAWVRPGSDAEMHHFIGKDIIYFHCLFWPAMLEGAGFKRPDTVHAHGFLTVNGTKMSKSRGTFIMARTWLDHLPPDTLRYYFAAKLGPGLSDLDLNFDDFTNRVNSDLVGKLVNIASRASGFIHKFGGGKLAAELPDPALYAGFVEATEDIAADFEARNFASAIRRIMALADRANQYVDEHKPWKMAKEDGREAEVVAVCTQALNLFRVLTTWLSPVIPTIAGKAGEFLNDDLMTWDGLVTPLTDHAIENFKPLARRVEAKQIEALMNDAKESLQSSDTTEEAPPASTLELAPEITIDDFMKVDLRVARIQEAGFVEGADKLLRLVLDLGGETRQVFAGIRGAYDPADLEGRLTVMVANLKPRKMRFGMSEGMVLAAGGGEGGPYLLAPDSDARPGMRVK; this is encoded by the coding sequence ATGACGCGACGCATCCTCGTCACCGCCGCGCTGCCCTACGCCAACGGGCCGATCCACATCGGCCACATGCTGGAATACGTGCAGACCGACATCTGGACCCGCTTCCAGCGCGCCCGGGGCCACGACGTGGTGTTCGCCTGGGCCGACGACGCGCACGGCACGCCGATCATGCTCAACGCCGAGAAGCGGGGCATGACCCCGGAGGCGCTGATCGAGCATTTCGGCAGGGAACACGAGCGCGATTTCACCGATTTCTCGATCTCCTACGACAACTTCTCGTCGACCCACAGCGCGACCAACCGCGAACTGGTCGAGCGGATCTGGCAGAAGCTGGTCGACGGCGGCAGCGTGGTCACCCGGACCATCGAACAGTTCTTCGACACCGAGAAGAACATGTTCCTGCCCGACCGCTTCATCCGCGGCACCTGTCCGCGCTGCCGGACCCCGGAGCAGTACGGCGATTCCTGCGAAAGCTGCGGCGCCACCTACGAGCCGACGGACCTGGTCGAGCCGCGCTCCGTGCTGTCGGGCTCCGAGCCGGTGATGCGGTCCACCGAGCATTATTTCGTCACGCTCAAGCCCTTCGAGGACGGCCTGAAGGCCTGGATGCGCTCCGGCCCGCTGCAGGACGAGGTCGCCAACAAGCTCGAGGAGTGGTTCGAGGGCGGCCTGCGCGACTGGGACGTGACCCGCGACGCGCCGTACTTCGGTTTCCGCATCCCCGGGACCGAGGACAAGTACTTCTACGTCTGGCTCGACGCACCGGTCGGGTACCTTTCGAGCTTCAAGGAAATCTGCGACGAGCGCGGGCTGGACTTCGACGCCTGGGTCCGTCCCGGCAGCGATGCCGAGATGCACCACTTCATCGGCAAGGACATCATCTACTTCCACTGCCTGTTCTGGCCGGCCATGCTCGAGGGCGCCGGGTTCAAGCGTCCGGACACGGTCCACGCGCACGGCTTCCTGACCGTCAACGGCACCAAGATGTCGAAATCGCGCGGCACCTTCATCATGGCCCGCACCTGGCTGGACCACCTGCCGCCGGATACGCTGCGCTACTACTTCGCCGCCAAGCTCGGGCCGGGGCTTTCGGACCTGGACCTGAACTTCGACGACTTCACCAACCGGGTCAATTCCGACCTCGTCGGCAAGCTGGTCAACATCGCCAGCCGGGCTTCGGGCTTCATCCACAAGTTCGGCGGCGGCAAGCTCGCAGCGGAGCTGCCGGACCCGGCGCTGTACGCCGGGTTCGTCGAGGCGACCGAGGACATCGCCGCGGATTTCGAGGCGCGCAACTTCGCCTCGGCGATTCGCCGGATCATGGCCCTGGCCGACCGCGCCAACCAGTACGTCGACGAGCACAAGCCCTGGAAGATGGCCAAGGAGGACGGCCGGGAGGCCGAAGTCGTGGCCGTCTGCACCCAGGCCCTGAACCTGTTCCGCGTGCTCACCACCTGGCTGTCGCCGGTGATCCCGACGATTGCCGGCAAGGCCGGCGAATTCCTGAACGACGACCTGATGACCTGGGACGGTCTCGTCACGCCGCTGACCGACCACGCCATCGAGAACTTCAAACCGCTGGCCCGACGGGTCGAAGCCAAACAGATCGAGGCACTGATGAACGACGCCAAGGAATCGCTGCAGTCCAGCGACACCACCGAAGAAGCGCCCCCGGCATCGACGCTGGAACTCGCGCCGGAAATCACCATCGACGACTTCATGAAGGTCGACCTCCGCGTCGCCCGCATCCAGGAAGCCGGTTTCGTCGAAGGTGCCGACAAGCTGCTGCGCCTGGTCCTCGACCTCGGCGGCGAGACCCGCCAGGTCTTCGCCGGCATCCGCGGCGCCTACGACCCGGCCGACCTCGAAGGCCGCCTGACCGTCATGGTCGCCAACCTCAAGCCGCGCAAGATGCGCTTCGGCATGTCCGAAGGCATGGTCCTGGCCGCCGGCGGTGGCGAGGGCGGACCGTACCTGCTGGCGCCGGATTCCGACGCCCGGCCGGGCATGCGGGTGAAGTAG
- a CDS encoding serine hydroxymethyltransferase produces MFDDTYTIAGFDDELAAAIEKENQRQEDHIELIASENYASPRVLEAQGSQLTNKYAEGYPGRRYYGGCEFVDIAENLAIERVKKLYGAGYANVQPHSGSQANQAVYLALLKPGDTILGMDLSEGGHLTHGSKVNFSGKIFNAVAYGLDHETGEIDYERMAELAKEHQPKMLIGGFSAYSKVVDWARMREIADSVGAFFMVDMAHVSGLIAAGVYPNPVPHAHVVTSTTHKTLRGPRGGIIVAKGDDESLTKKFQSLVFPGCQGGPLMHVIAAKAVAFKEALQPEFRAYQENTVANARAMARVIIDRGYKVVSGGTDNHLFLVDLIDKDITGKDAEESLGRAHITVNKNTVPGEPRSPFVTSGLRIGTPAITTRGFGEEESRELAGLICDVLDAVGDEAVEAKVREAASALCAKHPVYRKS; encoded by the coding sequence ATGTTCGACGACACCTACACCATCGCCGGCTTCGACGACGAACTGGCCGCTGCGATCGAGAAGGAAAACCAGCGCCAGGAAGACCACATCGAACTGATCGCCTCGGAGAACTACGCCTCCCCTCGCGTCCTCGAGGCCCAGGGCTCCCAGCTGACCAACAAGTACGCCGAGGGCTATCCCGGACGGCGCTACTACGGCGGCTGCGAGTTCGTCGACATCGCCGAGAACCTGGCCATCGAGCGGGTCAAGAAGCTCTACGGCGCCGGCTACGCCAACGTCCAGCCACATTCGGGCTCGCAGGCCAACCAGGCCGTGTACCTGGCCCTGCTCAAGCCCGGCGACACGATCCTCGGCATGGACCTGTCCGAGGGCGGCCACCTGACCCACGGGTCGAAGGTCAACTTCTCCGGCAAGATCTTCAACGCCGTCGCGTACGGCCTGGACCACGAGACCGGCGAAATCGATTACGAGCGGATGGCCGAGCTGGCGAAGGAACACCAGCCGAAGATGCTGATCGGCGGCTTCTCGGCCTACTCCAAGGTGGTCGACTGGGCCCGGATGCGCGAGATTGCCGATTCCGTCGGCGCGTTCTTCATGGTCGACATGGCCCACGTCTCCGGCCTGATCGCCGCCGGCGTCTACCCGAACCCGGTGCCGCATGCTCACGTCGTGACCTCGACCACGCACAAGACGCTCCGAGGCCCCCGCGGCGGCATCATCGTCGCGAAGGGCGACGACGAGAGCCTGACCAAGAAATTCCAGTCGCTGGTCTTCCCCGGCTGCCAGGGCGGCCCGCTGATGCACGTCATCGCCGCCAAGGCCGTGGCCTTCAAGGAAGCACTGCAGCCCGAGTTCCGGGCCTACCAGGAGAACACCGTCGCCAACGCCCGCGCCATGGCCCGGGTGATCATCGACCGCGGCTACAAGGTCGTCTCCGGCGGCACCGACAACCACCTGTTCCTGGTGGACCTGATCGACAAGGACATCACCGGCAAGGACGCCGAAGAATCCCTCGGCCGCGCCCACATCACGGTCAACAAGAACACCGTCCCGGGCGAACCGCGCTCGCCCTTCGTCACCTCCGGCCTGCGCATCGGCACCCCTGCGATCACAACGCGCGGCTTCGGCGAAGAAGAATCACGCGAACTGGCCGGCCTGATCTGCGACGTGCTGGATGCCGTGGGCGACGAGGCCGTCGAGGCGAAGGTTCGCGAGGCCGCATCGGCACTGTGCGCGAAGCATCCGGTGTATCGGAAGAGTTGA
- a CDS encoding response regulator transcription factor, with product MNEPSKIRVMLVDDQNLVRQGVRSLLELTEDIEVVAEASDGQEAVDMAPEVAPDVMLLDIRMPNKNGLDVLKELNEAETLPPTIILTTFDEDDLVLDGIRTGARGYLLKDVSLDELVGAVRAVADGQTMVKPAVTERLLAGLGKSRLEFTSLDRPDPLTERETEILRLMAGGYSNKEIANALSVAEGTVKNHVSSILSKLGVRDRTRAVLKAFELGAL from the coding sequence ATGAACGAACCTTCGAAGATCCGCGTGATGCTGGTCGATGACCAGAACCTGGTCCGCCAGGGCGTCCGCTCGCTGCTGGAGCTCACCGAGGACATCGAGGTCGTTGCCGAGGCCAGCGATGGCCAGGAGGCCGTCGACATGGCGCCCGAGGTCGCCCCCGACGTGATGCTCCTCGACATCCGCATGCCGAACAAGAACGGCCTGGACGTCCTGAAGGAGTTGAACGAGGCGGAAACGCTGCCGCCGACCATCATCCTGACCACCTTCGACGAGGACGACCTGGTCCTCGACGGCATCCGCACGGGGGCACGCGGCTATCTGCTCAAGGACGTCTCGCTCGACGAACTGGTCGGCGCCGTCCGGGCCGTGGCCGACGGCCAGACCATGGTCAAGCCCGCCGTCACCGAGCGCCTGCTGGCCGGCCTGGGCAAGTCCCGGCTCGAGTTCACGAGCCTCGACCGCCCGGACCCGCTGACCGAGCGCGAGACCGAGATCCTCCGCCTGATGGCCGGCGGCTATTCGAACAAGGAAATCGCCAACGCCCTGAGCGTGGCCGAGGGCACGGTCAAGAACCACGTCTCGAGCATTCTCAGCAAGCTCGGCGTCCGGGACCGGACCCGCGCCGTGCTGAAGGCCTTCGAGCTGGGGGCGCTGTAG
- a CDS encoding sensor histidine kinase: MPYVLVSLARRSMREIHPTNWLRYAGILTWSLIGIALLLVPFYARQTPTAADLIGAWSAMALFLLAFLHPAARMRMIAPFWQRVVVLAIMTGAVIAVSYFTRSVFGAILSTVIAGVLPWLLPRFIGLAWLFGVSLVFAVMVALLPQFGWIFLIPQLMTLLGMQLFAFAASTLALNQLRARDEVRRVNSELRATQSLLAENTRIAERVRIARELHDLVGHHLTALSLNLEVASHTSQGKAKEHVDRAGSIARLLLSDVREVVSDMRQDDRVDLREAIRQLASGVPEPAIHLDIPDELSLTDPKRAQILLRCAQEVITNAVRHARAQNLWISLTADEHGLRLEARDDGCGAFELLPGNGLNGMRERIKELGGRLEIMTRPNHGFRINAWMPPETAA; the protein is encoded by the coding sequence GTGCCCTACGTCCTCGTGAGCCTGGCCCGTCGATCGATGCGCGAGATCCACCCCACCAACTGGCTGCGCTATGCCGGCATCCTGACCTGGAGCCTGATCGGCATCGCGCTGCTGCTGGTGCCGTTCTATGCACGTCAGACGCCGACCGCGGCCGACCTGATCGGCGCCTGGTCGGCGATGGCGCTGTTCCTCCTGGCCTTCCTGCATCCGGCGGCGCGGATGCGGATGATCGCGCCGTTCTGGCAGCGCGTCGTGGTACTGGCGATCATGACCGGGGCAGTGATCGCCGTGTCCTATTTCACCCGATCGGTCTTCGGCGCGATCCTGTCGACGGTGATCGCCGGCGTGCTGCCGTGGTTGCTGCCTCGCTTCATCGGGCTCGCCTGGCTGTTCGGCGTTTCTCTGGTCTTTGCCGTGATGGTCGCCCTGCTCCCGCAGTTCGGCTGGATCTTCCTGATTCCGCAGCTGATGACCCTGCTCGGCATGCAATTGTTCGCGTTCGCCGCCTCGACGCTGGCGCTGAACCAGCTGCGGGCCCGCGACGAGGTCCGGCGAGTCAATTCGGAGCTGCGCGCGACCCAGAGCCTGCTGGCCGAGAACACCCGGATCGCCGAGCGCGTGCGGATCGCGCGGGAACTGCACGACCTGGTCGGTCACCACCTGACCGCGCTGAGCCTGAACCTCGAGGTGGCCAGCCACACGAGCCAGGGCAAGGCCAAGGAACACGTCGATCGCGCCGGCTCGATCGCCCGCTTGCTGCTCTCCGACGTGCGCGAAGTCGTTTCCGACATGCGCCAGGACGATCGCGTCGACCTGCGCGAGGCGATCCGCCAGCTGGCCTCCGGCGTCCCCGAGCCGGCGATTCACCTCGACATCCCCGACGAGCTGTCGCTGACCGATCCGAAGCGTGCCCAGATCCTGCTGCGCTGCGCCCAGGAAGTGATCACCAACGCGGTCCGTCATGCCCGGGCGCAGAACCTGTGGATTTCGCTGACCGCCGACGAGCACGGTCTGCGGCTGGAGGCGCGCGACGACGGCTGCGGGGCCTTTGAACTGCTGCCCGGCAACGGCTTGAACGGCATGCGCGAGCGGATCAAGGAGCTCGGCGGCCGCCTCGAGATCATGACCCGTCCGAATCACGGCTTCCGCATCAACGCCTGGATGCCGCCCGAGACGGCGGCGTGA
- a CDS encoding ABC transporter permease, with amino-acid sequence MSVEVSAKSYWIGYQTIVIKEVSRILRIWAQTLIPPAITMTLYFVIFGQLIGRRIGEMGGMPYMDFIVPGLIMLSVITNSYGNITSSFFGAKFGRHVEELLISPLPPILILAGYVTGAVFRALMVGALVLLVAAFFSDLRIHSWSITVAVVVLTSIVFALGGFINATFAQKFDDISIIPTFVLQPMTYLGGVFFSVSLLPGIWETVALANPILYMVNAFRYGMLGVTDVPLAPAFAIIFGFGIVLGAICLTLLKRGTGLRT; translated from the coding sequence ATGAGCGTCGAAGTCTCGGCAAAGAGCTACTGGATCGGCTACCAGACGATCGTCATCAAGGAGGTCTCCCGGATCCTGCGGATCTGGGCCCAGACCCTGATTCCCCCGGCGATCACGATGACCCTGTACTTCGTGATCTTCGGCCAGCTGATCGGACGGCGCATCGGCGAGATGGGCGGCATGCCCTACATGGATTTCATCGTGCCGGGCCTGATCATGCTGTCGGTGATCACCAACTCCTACGGCAACATCACCAGCTCGTTCTTCGGCGCCAAGTTCGGGCGGCACGTCGAGGAGCTGCTGATCTCGCCGCTGCCGCCGATCCTGATTCTGGCCGGCTACGTCACCGGCGCGGTGTTCCGCGCGCTGATGGTCGGGGCCCTGGTGCTGCTGGTCGCCGCGTTCTTCTCCGACCTGCGGATCCACAGCTGGAGCATCACCGTGGCGGTGGTCGTGCTGACCTCGATCGTGTTCGCGCTCGGCGGGTTCATCAACGCCACCTTCGCCCAGAAATTCGACGACATCTCGATCATCCCGACCTTCGTGCTCCAGCCGATGACCTACCTCGGCGGGGTGTTCTTCTCGGTCAGCCTGCTGCCCGGAATCTGGGAGACGGTGGCGCTCGCCAACCCGATCCTGTACATGGTCAACGCCTTCCGCTACGGCATGCTTGGCGTCACGGACGTCCCGCTGGCCCCGGCGTTCGCGATCATCTTCGGCTTCGGCATCGTCCTCGGCGCGATCTGCCTGACGCTGCTGAAGCGGGGAACGGGGCTTCGGACCTAG
- a CDS encoding ABC transporter ATP-binding protein: MNALDVSNLKKTYKNGVEALKGIDLQVEEGDFFALLGPNGAGKSTLIGIVSSLVNATGGEAKVFGISVQKERSRAMSQIGLVPQEVNFNQFEKPFEICVNQAGYYGVPRAVARERAEKYLNQLQLWDKAHRPSRQMSGGMKRRLLIARAMMHEPKLLILDEPTAGVDIEIRRSMWEFIEGINAAGTTVILTTHYLEEAENLCRNIAIIDHGRIVENTTVKELLGKLDIETFVLDLGAPIDEAPTVEGMEIVLRDATTLLASLPKSSSLNSLFKTLEERDIQVKSMRNKVNRLEELFLRLVEKPQQDAAGAAA, encoded by the coding sequence ATGAACGCACTCGACGTTTCCAACCTGAAGAAGACCTACAAGAACGGCGTGGAAGCGCTCAAGGGCATCGACCTCCAGGTCGAGGAAGGCGATTTCTTCGCCCTGCTCGGCCCGAATGGCGCCGGCAAGTCCACCCTGATCGGCATCGTTTCGTCCCTGGTCAACGCCACCGGCGGCGAGGCGAAGGTCTTCGGCATCAGCGTCCAGAAGGAGCGGTCGCGGGCGATGTCGCAGATCGGCCTGGTGCCGCAGGAAGTCAACTTCAACCAGTTCGAGAAGCCGTTCGAGATCTGCGTCAACCAGGCCGGGTACTACGGTGTGCCGCGCGCGGTCGCCCGGGAACGCGCCGAGAAGTACCTGAACCAGCTCCAGCTCTGGGACAAGGCGCACCGCCCGTCGCGGCAGATGTCCGGGGGGATGAAGCGGCGGCTGCTGATCGCCCGCGCGATGATGCACGAGCCGAAGCTGCTGATCCTCGACGAGCCCACCGCCGGCGTCGACATCGAGATCCGCCGATCCATGTGGGAATTCATCGAAGGCATCAATGCCGCCGGCACCACCGTCATCCTCACGACCCACTACCTCGAGGAGGCCGAGAACCTCTGTCGCAACATCGCGATCATCGACCACGGACGGATCGTCGAGAACACCACGGTCAAGGAACTGCTCGGCAAGCTCGACATCGAGACCTTCGTGCTCGACCTCGGCGCGCCGATCGACGAGGCGCCGACCGTCGAGGGCATGGAAATCGTGCTGCGCGACGCCACGACGCTGCTGGCCAGCCTGCCGAAGTCGAGCAGCCTGAATTCGCTGTTCAAGACCCTCGAGGAGCGCGACATCCAGGTCAAGTCGATGCGCAACAAGGTCAACCGACTCGAGGAACTGTTCCTCCGCCTGGTCGAGAAGCCGCAGCAGGACGCGGCGGGAGCGGCGGCATGA